A stretch of Comamonadaceae bacterium M7527 DNA encodes these proteins:
- the queA gene encoding tRNA preQ1(34) S-adenosylmethionine ribosyltransferase-isomerase QueA — translation MKATQQPTTFRLSDFDFELPPSLIAQHPAPVRSQSKLLDGTGPTPVDRLFADLPSLLKAGDLLVFNDTQVVKARLFGAKASGGKVEMLIERVLADNEPAGDEAAGPHAPNSHVVVHLKVNKKPALGAVLDMTGFKAALLGRWPDSQGGLFRFRLDRDAYQVMTQHGHVPLPPYITHADDDTDEARYQTIFAKHPGAVAAPTAALHFDQGVLDDLQARGIERASVTLHVGAGTFSPVKTDDLSQHVMHAERYQIPQATLQAIAACKARGGRVIAVGTTSVRTLESWALHGHTSGDTSIFITPGFAFKVVDALVTNFHLPKSTLMMLISALSGHQHVMQLYRHAIDQQYRFFSYGDSMLLSRSV, via the coding sequence ATGAAAGCCACGCAGCAACCCACCACATTTCGACTCAGCGACTTTGACTTTGAGCTGCCGCCCAGCCTCATCGCCCAGCACCCGGCCCCGGTTAGAAGCCAGTCCAAACTGCTAGACGGTACTGGCCCAACCCCTGTTGACCGCCTGTTTGCAGACCTCCCAAGCCTGTTGAAAGCTGGTGACTTGCTGGTGTTTAACGATACGCAAGTGGTGAAAGCCAGGCTGTTTGGCGCCAAAGCCAGCGGCGGCAAGGTAGAGATGCTGATAGAGCGTGTACTGGCCGACAACGAGCCTGCGGGCGACGAGGCAGCTGGGCCGCACGCGCCCAACAGCCACGTGGTGGTGCACTTGAAGGTCAATAAGAAGCCAGCGCTTGGCGCCGTCTTGGACATGACCGGGTTTAAGGCCGCCCTGCTAGGACGTTGGCCTGACAGCCAAGGCGGCTTGTTCAGGTTTAGGTTAGACCGCGACGCCTACCAAGTGATGACGCAACACGGCCACGTGCCGCTGCCCCCTTACATCACGCATGCAGACGACGACACAGACGAGGCGCGTTACCAAACCATTTTTGCCAAACACCCAGGCGCGGTTGCCGCACCCACAGCTGCCTTGCACTTTGACCAAGGCGTGCTGGACGACTTGCAAGCACGTGGCATAGAGCGCGCCAGCGTGACCTTGCATGTGGGCGCGGGTACGTTCTCACCCGTCAAAACAGACGACTTGAGCCAGCACGTGATGCACGCTGAGCGCTATCAAATCCCCCAGGCCACGCTGCAAGCGATTGCGGCGTGCAAAGCCAGAGGCGGGCGGGTGATCGCAGTAGGCACCACCTCGGTACGCACCCTGGAGAGCTGGGCACTGCATGGCCACACCAGCGGCGACACGTCTATATTCATCACACCCGGCTTTGCATTCAAGGTCGTGGACGCTTTGGTGACCAACTTTCACCTGCCCAAGTCCACGCTGATGATGCTGATCAGTGCGTTGTCAGGCCATCAGCACGTCATGCAGCTATACCGCCACGCCATTGACCAGCAGTACCGCTTCTTCAGCTATGGCGACTCTATGCTGCTGTCCCGATCTGTTTAA
- a CDS encoding UbiA family prenyltransferase has translation MTQRIKLYLDLIRWNRPAGWLLLLWPTLGALWVGAGGFPGWHLLLVFTAGTVLMRSAGCCVNDVADADFDKFVERTANRPVTTGRVSKPEALLLGAALALLAFALVLTTSAATVLWSFSAVAVAVAYPFAKRVVSMPQAVLGVAFSMGIPMAFVAQSTQLDVWRQAFVLPASVGWLLLANWLWVLAYDTVYAMVDRNDDLRIGIQTSAITLGRFDVLAVAAFYAAHLGLMAWQLNVWASQPRLWAWLLGAAMAAYSVWRIRGRERSDCFWVFKHNHWLGAVLFAGVLLDGLV, from the coding sequence ATGACACAACGCATCAAGTTGTATTTGGATTTAATCCGTTGGAATCGCCCTGCTGGCTGGCTGCTGCTGTTGTGGCCTACGCTTGGCGCGTTGTGGGTTGGCGCAGGTGGCTTTCCAGGTTGGCACTTGCTGCTGGTGTTTACCGCGGGTACCGTGTTGATGCGCAGTGCCGGGTGTTGTGTGAACGACGTGGCCGATGCCGATTTTGACAAGTTTGTAGAGCGCACCGCTAACCGGCCTGTCACCACTGGGCGGGTGAGCAAGCCAGAGGCCTTGCTGTTGGGCGCGGCGCTGGCATTGCTTGCGTTTGCCTTGGTCTTAACCACCAGTGCGGCGACCGTGCTGTGGTCTTTTTCGGCAGTGGCGGTTGCAGTGGCTTACCCGTTTGCCAAGCGCGTGGTGTCTATGCCGCAAGCGGTGCTGGGTGTGGCGTTTAGCATGGGCATACCCATGGCGTTTGTGGCGCAAAGCACGCAACTTGATGTGTGGCGTCAGGCCTTTGTGTTACCCGCATCGGTGGGGTGGTTGCTGTTGGCCAATTGGTTATGGGTGTTGGCCTACGACACGGTGTATGCCATGGTCGACAGAAATGACGACTTGCGCATAGGCATACAAACATCGGCCATTACTTTGGGGCGCTTTGATGTCCTGGCCGTGGCTGCGTTTTATGCGGCTCATCTGGGTTTAATGGCCTGGCAACTCAATGTGTGGGCCAGCCAGCCCAGGCTGTGGGCATGGCTATTGGGCGCGGCTATGGCGGCCTACAGTGTGTGGCGAATCAGAGGCCGTGAGCGCAGCGATTGTTTTTGGGTGTTTAAACACAACCACTGGCTAGGCGCTGTGCTGTTTGCGGGTGTGTTGCTAGACGGCTTGGTGTAG
- the proC gene encoding pyrroline-5-carboxylate reductase — protein MGGGNMTRAIVGGLLQSPTPPGRISVVQRSDPNKAQLINDFGPLGLQVVANAGDLSQAATVVIWSVKPQVLKEVVLANKALFGPECLHISVAAGISTSALGTWLGSNQVVRCMPNTPSTVGMGAAGLYAASHITAAQRAQVEAVLHTTGLLVWVEQEHLLEAVTAVSGSGPAYFFYVMQAMSEAGQAMGLSADTAQALAIATARGAAELATQSDESPAQLRQRVTSKGGATFEAIAVFEQAQLNITVANAMGACAARAKAMGEAFGSA, from the coding sequence ATGGGGGGCGGCAATATGACGCGCGCCATCGTGGGTGGCTTGCTACAGTCACCCACACCCCCTGGGCGTATCAGCGTGGTACAGCGCAGCGACCCTAACAAGGCACAACTGATCAATGACTTTGGGCCATTGGGGCTGCAAGTGGTGGCCAACGCAGGCGATCTGAGCCAAGCGGCCACTGTGGTGATTTGGTCTGTCAAACCCCAGGTACTCAAGGAAGTCGTATTGGCCAACAAGGCCCTGTTCGGTCCTGAGTGCTTACACATCAGTGTGGCCGCTGGCATCAGCACCTCGGCGCTGGGCACGTGGCTGGGTAGCAATCAGGTGGTTCGATGCATGCCCAATACCCCCTCTACCGTAGGCATGGGTGCGGCCGGGCTCTACGCTGCAAGCCACATCACAGCAGCCCAGCGCGCCCAAGTTGAAGCGGTACTGCACACAACCGGCTTGTTGGTGTGGGTAGAGCAAGAGCACTTGCTGGAGGCCGTCACTGCCGTGTCTGGTTCTGGCCCAGCCTATTTCTTTTATGTGATGCAGGCCATGTCTGAGGCCGGGCAAGCCATGGGCTTGTCAGCGGATACGGCGCAAGCCTTGGCCATTGCCACCGCCAGAGGCGCTGCCGAACTCGCAACACAGTCTGATGAGAGCCCGGCGCAACTGAGACAGCGCGTGACCTCCAAAGGTGGTGCGACATTTGAAGCCATTGCCGTATTTGAGCAGGCCCAGCTCAACATCACAGTGGCAAATGCAATGGGCGCTTGTGCCGCACGCGCAAAGGCCATGGGCGAGGCATTTGGCAGCGCTTGA
- the rplN gene encoding 50S ribosomal protein L14 has product MIQTQSRLSVADNTGAKSVMCIKVLGGSKRRYASVGDVIKVSVKEAAPRGRVKKGEVYSAVVVRTAKGIRRPDGALIKFDGNAAVLLNAKLEPIGTRIFGPVTRELRGEKFMKIVSLAPEVL; this is encoded by the coding sequence ATGATCCAAACTCAATCTCGACTCAGTGTTGCCGACAACACTGGCGCTAAGTCTGTCATGTGCATCAAGGTGCTAGGCGGTTCTAAGCGTCGTTACGCCAGTGTTGGCGACGTCATTAAAGTCAGCGTCAAGGAAGCCGCTCCGCGTGGCCGTGTCAAAAAAGGTGAGGTGTACAGCGCTGTTGTTGTACGCACTGCCAAGGGCATTCGTCGCCCAGATGGCGCCTTGATCAAGTTCGACGGCAATGCCGCCGTGTTGCTAAACGCCAAGCTTGAGCCCATAGGCACTCGCATCTTCGGCCCTGTCACCCGCGAATTGCGCGGTGAGAAGTTCATGAAGATCGTGTCTTTGGCGCCTGAAGTTCTCTAA
- the rplX gene encoding 50S ribosomal protein L24, which yields MNKIRKGDEVIVIAGRDKGKRGTVAVRAENERLVVEGVNLVKKHVKPNPMKGVTGGIIEKSMSLHQSNVAIFNAATGKADRVGIKQLDDGTKVRVYKSSGEEIKVA from the coding sequence ATGAACAAGATCCGCAAAGGTGACGAAGTCATCGTCATTGCTGGCCGCGACAAGGGTAAGCGCGGCACGGTTGCTGTGCGCGCTGAAAACGAGCGTTTGGTCGTTGAAGGTGTCAACCTCGTCAAGAAGCACGTTAAGCCAAACCCAATGAAGGGTGTGACTGGCGGCATTATCGAAAAATCAATGTCATTGCATCAGTCCAACGTAGCGATTTTCAACGCTGCGACTGGCAAAGCTGATCGTGTTGGCATCAAGCAGTTGGACGACGGCACGAAAGTGCGCGTTTACAAGTCCAGCGGCGAAGAAATCAAGGTGGCCTAA
- the rplE gene encoding 50S ribosomal protein L5, producing MSRFLQQFREKISPALMEQFGYKSPMEVPRITKITLNMGVGEAVADKKVMDHAVSDLTKIAGQKPVVTKAKKPIAGFKIRELQPIGCMVTLRGEKMYEFLDRFVSVSLPRVRDFRGINGRSFDGRGNYNIGVKEQIIFPEIEYDKVDALRGLNISITTTAKTDAEAKALLTGFRFPFKN from the coding sequence ATGTCGCGTTTCCTGCAGCAATTCCGCGAAAAAATTTCGCCCGCTCTGATGGAGCAGTTTGGCTACAAGTCACCCATGGAGGTGCCACGCATCACCAAAATCACCCTGAACATGGGTGTGGGTGAGGCGGTTGCCGACAAAAAGGTAATGGACCACGCAGTGTCCGACCTGACCAAGATCGCCGGCCAAAAGCCAGTGGTTACCAAGGCTAAAAAGCCAATCGCTGGTTTCAAAATCCGCGAGTTGCAGCCCATTGGTTGCATGGTGACTTTGCGCGGCGAGAAGATGTACGAATTCCTCGACCGCTTCGTATCCGTGTCATTGCCACGTGTGCGTGACTTCCGCGGTATCAACGGCCGCTCTTTCGATGGTCGTGGCAACTACAACATCGGCGTCAAAGAGCAAATTATTTTCCCTGAAATTGAGTACGACAAAGTTGACGCTTTGCGCGGTCTCAACATCAGCATTACGACAACGGCCAAGACAGATGCAGAAGCCAAGGCGCTTTTGACTGGTTTCCGTTTTCCGTTCAAGAACTGA
- the rpsN gene encoding 30S ribosomal protein S14 encodes MAKQALLQRELKRDMLAQKFAKKYAELKAVANNAKLSDEERDAARLGLQKLPRNANPTRQRNRCGITGRPRGTFRQFGLARAKVRELAFEGNIPGVTKASW; translated from the coding sequence GTGGCTAAACAAGCACTACTCCAACGTGAACTCAAGCGCGACATGCTTGCGCAAAAGTTTGCCAAGAAATACGCAGAACTCAAAGCTGTGGCCAACAACGCCAAGCTTTCAGATGAAGAGCGCGATGCAGCGCGTCTGGGTTTGCAAAAGTTGCCCCGCAACGCAAACCCAACGCGTCAACGCAATCGCTGTGGCATCACGGGACGCCCCCGCGGTACCTTCCGTCAATTCGGTCTTGCCCGCGCAAAAGTGCGTGAGCTGGCCTTTGAAGGCAACATCCCTGGCGTGACCAAGGCTAGCTGGTAA
- the rpsH gene encoding 30S ribosomal protein S8 — protein sequence MSMSDPIADMLTRIRNAQMVEKTNVAMPASKVKVAIAQVLSDEGYIDSFKVNDNAGKSELVVTLKYHAGSPVIERIERVSRPGLRVYRGSKSIPQVMNGLGVAIVTTPKGVMTDRKARAEGVGGEVLCYVA from the coding sequence ATGAGTATGAGTGATCCTATCGCCGACATGTTGACCCGCATTCGCAACGCCCAAATGGTTGAAAAAACCAATGTGGCAATGCCTGCATCCAAAGTCAAAGTCGCGATTGCCCAAGTCTTGTCAGACGAAGGCTACATCGACAGTTTTAAAGTGAACGACAACGCTGGCAAGTCAGAGTTGGTTGTGACCTTGAAGTACCACGCTGGCTCTCCAGTGATTGAGCGCATTGAGCGCGTCTCTCGCCCAGGTTTGCGTGTGTACCGTGGCTCCAAGTCCATCCCGCAAGTGATGAACGGCTTGGGTGTGGCTATCGTGACAACACCCAAGGGTGTCATGACCGATCGCAAGGCGCGCGCCGAAGGCGTGGGCGGCGAAGTGTTGTGCTACGTCGCATAA